One genomic segment of Rivularia sp. PCC 7116 includes these proteins:
- a CDS encoding glycosyltransferase, whose protein sequence is MTLVSIIITSYNKAAYLEQAVKSVLAQSYSNIECIIVDDGSTDKTAEIAQELIAKYPQIQYFIKPNGGISSARNFGNSKANGEWIQFLDADDWIHEDKIRFQLEYLQTFSGQEAFAYADYQRVYVDKNHRITKRISHQVGQLSKEELIHRLLICPDFLAKSPFPLLQQAMLFKKSIFDNYQFDETLKACEDRELMLYLLMNSNISYVYTPIIGAYYRKHSANLTDNGLLMRESYIRYFEIVKQKHRDSISLNNKSLDLLVDKAIELRDTYLLARVARLIKFPTYIFDGNIRVSNYFMLRTLYTIRLALPNFILYKHLRGPRSQKIIAWFSKFKI, encoded by the coding sequence ATGACTTTAGTTTCAATTATTATTACTTCTTATAATAAAGCTGCATATTTAGAACAAGCCGTTAAAAGTGTTTTGGCGCAAAGCTATTCTAATATTGAATGTATTATTGTTGATGATGGTTCAACAGATAAAACAGCAGAAATAGCCCAAGAACTAATTGCTAAATATCCGCAAATACAGTATTTTATTAAACCTAATGGTGGTATCTCTTCAGCACGCAATTTTGGTAACAGTAAAGCAAATGGAGAGTGGATTCAGTTTTTAGATGCTGATGATTGGATTCACGAAGATAAAATTAGATTTCAATTAGAATATTTGCAAACCTTTTCAGGACAAGAGGCTTTTGCATACGCAGACTATCAAAGAGTTTATGTTGATAAAAACCATCGAATAACTAAGCGCATATCTCATCAAGTTGGTCAATTATCCAAGGAGGAGTTAATTCATAGACTGTTGATTTGTCCTGATTTTTTGGCTAAATCTCCCTTTCCTTTATTACAGCAAGCAATGCTGTTTAAAAAAAGTATTTTTGATAATTATCAGTTTGATGAAACTTTAAAAGCCTGTGAAGATAGGGAATTAATGCTTTATTTATTGATGAATAGTAATATTTCCTATGTTTATACGCCAATAATTGGAGCTTATTATCGGAAACACTCTGCAAATTTGACAGATAATGGTTTGTTGATGCGAGAATCTTATATTCGCTATTTTGAAATTGTTAAACAGAAACATAGAGATTCAATTAGTTTGAATAATAAAAGTTTAGATTTGTTAGTAGATAAAGCAATAGAATTAAGAGATACTTATTTACTTGCAAGAGTTGCTCGATTGATTAAATTCCCAACTTATATTTTTGATGGGAACATAAGAGTTAGTAATTATTTTATGTTGAGAACTCTTTACACAATAAGATTAGCCTTACCCAACTTTATTTTATATAAACATCTTAGAGGACCTCGTTCACAAAAGATTATAGCTTGGTTTTCTAAATTCAAAATATAA
- a CDS encoding FecR family protein, with the protein MFRKLVPLAIVTLCGVVVMPMPQKASASTPLTRAVVKKLHNWVQLMPRNRPKRRARRRDTMNPGDGLATGRASLADLRFNDGSLARIGERAVFRFLPRTRTFRLSNGTVLLLIPPGQGRTRVRTRSAAATIRGSALFVRYDEQTDTTVVGSLTNSGIEVFNKDESRSRVLKAGQLIVVVKGRIEGLYNFDLRTFYDTSDLVRGLDLTNSSDTGSEDAAIASVQAETSEAVAKQEPIVGDKIVENPSFLELSPVASEQPGEQVADNPPTNTWLETGDFITDTPEINEDKSPSNNNNNLTPPSNSGSPTPATPTTPTNGGGNPTPVTPSPEPSPTTPTTPTNGGGSPKPVTPSPEPSPTTPTTPTNGGGSPKPVTPSPEPSPTTPTTPTTGSGSPTPVTPSPEPSPTTPTTPTTGSGSPTPVTPSPEPSPTTPTTPTTGSGSPTPVTPSPEPSPTTPTIPTTPTTPTNGGGSPMPQTPEPSPTTPTNGGGSPMPQTPEPSPTTPTNGGGSPMPQTPEPSPTTPTNGGGSPMPQTPEPSPTTPTNGGGSPMPQTPEPSPTTPTNGGGSPMPQTPEPSPTTPTNGGGSPMPQTPEPPPTNGGGSPTPTTPQTPPNPPTTEPPAAEPPVNEPPPIST; encoded by the coding sequence ATGTTCCGCAAGTTAGTTCCTTTAGCGATTGTTACATTATGTGGAGTTGTAGTGATGCCAATGCCACAAAAGGCAAGTGCATCAACTCCTTTGACTAGGGCTGTAGTAAAGAAGTTGCATAACTGGGTACAACTTATGCCTCGGAATCGACCTAAACGGCGAGCCAGAAGGAGGGATACTATGAATCCTGGAGATGGACTAGCTACAGGTAGGGCTTCTTTGGCTGACTTGCGTTTCAACGATGGTTCTTTAGCGCGGATTGGTGAGCGAGCAGTATTTAGATTTTTGCCCAGAACTCGAACATTTAGACTATCGAACGGAACCGTGCTATTGCTTATACCACCTGGGCAAGGACGAACAAGAGTAAGAACCCGTAGCGCGGCTGCAACTATTCGTGGTTCGGCATTGTTTGTACGATACGATGAGCAAACAGATACTACAGTAGTAGGTTCGCTGACTAATAGCGGTATAGAAGTTTTTAATAAAGATGAATCTCGCTCTCGAGTACTTAAAGCGGGACAGTTAATAGTAGTAGTTAAAGGAAGAATTGAGGGATTATACAATTTTGACCTCAGAACTTTTTATGATACAAGCGATTTAGTACGGGGACTTGATTTAACTAACTCAAGCGATACAGGATCTGAAGATGCTGCCATAGCTAGTGTTCAAGCAGAAACGTCTGAAGCTGTAGCAAAACAGGAGCCGATTGTTGGCGATAAAATAGTTGAAAATCCATCTTTTCTAGAATTGAGTCCTGTTGCTTCGGAACAACCAGGCGAGCAAGTTGCTGATAATCCACCTACAAATACTTGGTTAGAAACGGGAGACTTTATTACAGATACTCCTGAGATAAACGAAGATAAATCACCATCCAATAACAACAATAATTTAACCCCACCTAGTAATAGCGGAAGTCCAACGCCTGCAACACCAACAACACCAACCAACGGCGGTGGAAATCCAACACCAGTAACTCCTTCACCGGAGCCTTCACCAACAACACCGACAACACCAACCAACGGCGGTGGAAGTCCAAAACCAGTAACTCCTTCACCGGAGCCTTCACCAACAACACCGACAACACCAACCAACGGCGGTGGAAGTCCAAAACCAGTAACTCCTTCACCGGAGCCTTCACCAACAACACCAACGACACCAACAACAGGTAGTGGGAGCCCAACACCAGTGACTCCTTCACCGGAGCCTTCACCAACAACACCAACAACACCAACGACAGGTAGTGGGAGTCCAACACCAGTAACTCCTTCACCGGAGCCTTCACCAACAACACCAACGACACCAACAACAGGTAGTGGGAGTCCAACACCAGTGACTCCTTCACCGGAGCCTTCACCAACAACACCAACAATACCAACAACACCAACAACACCAACCAACGGCGGCGGAAGTCCAATGCCACAAACACCGGAACCTTCACCAACAACACCAACCAACGGTGGTGGAAGTCCAATGCCACAAACACCGGAACCTTCACCAACAACACCAACCAACGGTGGTGGAAGTCCAATGCCCCAAACACCGGAACCTTCACCAACAACACCAACCAACGGCGGCGGAAGTCCAATGCCACAAACACCGGAACCTTCACCAACAACACCAACCAACGGTGGTGGAAGTCCAATGCCCCAAACACCGGAACCTTCACCAACAACACCAACCAACGGTGGTGGAAGTCCAATGCCACAAACACCGGAACCTTCACCAACAACACCAACCAACGGTGGTGGAAGTCCAATGCCACAAACACCGGAACCTCCACCCACAAACGGCGGTGGAAGTCCAACACCGACAACTCCACAAACTCCTCCAAATCCGCCAACAACAGAGCCTCCAGCGGCTGAACCACCAGTTAACGAACCACCTCCAATATCTACTTAG
- a CDS encoding 2-isopropylmalate synthase, with protein MTTNSERIIIFDTTLRDGEQSPGAALNIDEKLTIAKQLARLGVDVIEAGFAFTSPGDFEAVSRIAQTVGTENGPVICSLARAKKDDIKTAAEAIKPAAKGRIHTFLATSDIHLKYKLRKTREEVLSIAEEMVAYAKSFTNDIEFSPEDAGRSDPEFLYQVLERVIAAGATTVNIPDTVGYITPSEFGALIKGINDNVSNIDKAIISVHGHNDLGLAVANFLEAVKNGARQLECTINGIGERAGNAALEELVMALHVRRQYFNPFLGRAVDSEAGLTNIDTQQIYKTSRLVSNLTGMLVQPNKAIVGTNAFAHESGIHQDGVLKNKLTYEIMDAQSIGLTENQIVLGKLSGRNAVRTRLKELGFELSENDLNKAFVRFKEVADKKKEITDWDLEALVNDEIQQAPDLFKLELVQVSCGSNASPTATVTLRNPQGEELTDAAIGTGPVDAIYKAINRVVNVPNKLIEFSVQSVTAGIDAIGEVTIRLKYEDKIYSGRSANTDIIVASAQAYVNALNRLYGALQNKQKQQVTA; from the coding sequence ATGACAACTAATTCAGAACGAATCATTATTTTTGATACTACGCTTAGGGATGGGGAGCAATCTCCGGGAGCAGCGTTAAATATTGATGAAAAGTTGACTATTGCTAAGCAGCTAGCCCGTTTAGGTGTGGATGTAATTGAAGCGGGTTTTGCCTTTACAAGTCCAGGAGATTTTGAAGCTGTTAGCAGGATTGCTCAAACTGTAGGTACTGAAAATGGCCCAGTAATTTGTAGTTTGGCAAGAGCGAAGAAAGATGATATTAAGACAGCGGCAGAAGCAATAAAGCCAGCAGCAAAAGGTCGAATTCATACTTTTTTAGCAACTTCTGACATTCACCTCAAATATAAGTTGAGAAAAACTAGGGAAGAGGTGCTATCAATTGCTGAAGAAATGGTTGCTTATGCTAAAAGTTTCACTAATGATATAGAATTTTCACCAGAAGATGCAGGACGTTCCGATCCTGAATTCCTTTATCAAGTTTTGGAACGAGTTATTGCGGCAGGAGCTACAACAGTTAATATTCCCGATACTGTTGGTTATATAACTCCAAGCGAATTTGGAGCTTTAATTAAGGGAATTAATGATAATGTTTCTAATATAGATAAAGCGATTATTTCGGTTCACGGACACAACGATTTAGGATTAGCTGTCGCGAACTTTTTAGAAGCAGTAAAAAATGGTGCAAGGCAACTAGAATGTACCATCAATGGTATTGGAGAACGCGCTGGAAATGCAGCTTTGGAAGAATTGGTAATGGCTTTGCACGTTCGCAGGCAGTACTTTAATCCTTTCCTGGGGCGAGCAGTTGATTCGGAAGCAGGATTAACTAATATTGATACTCAGCAGATATACAAAACTTCTCGTTTAGTTTCTAATTTAACGGGAATGTTGGTGCAGCCAAACAAAGCAATTGTCGGTACAAATGCTTTTGCTCACGAATCTGGAATTCATCAAGATGGGGTGTTGAAAAACAAGCTCACCTATGAAATTATGGATGCTCAGTCAATTGGTTTGACAGAAAATCAAATTGTTTTGGGCAAACTATCTGGAAGAAATGCTGTTCGTACTCGTTTGAAAGAATTGGGTTTTGAACTATCAGAGAATGATTTGAACAAAGCATTTGTGAGATTTAAGGAAGTTGCTGACAAAAAGAAAGAAATTACCGATTGGGATTTAGAAGCGCTTGTAAATGATGAAATTCAACAAGCACCCGATTTGTTCAAGTTGGAATTGGTACAGGTTTCTTGTGGTAGCAATGCAAGTCCAACAGCAACCGTGACTCTACGCAATCCACAAGGCGAAGAATTAACTGATGCAGCTATTGGTACCGGGCCGGTAGATGCTATATATAAAGCAATCAATCGAGTGGTCAATGTACCGAATAAATTGATTGAATTTTCCGTACAATCCGTTACTGCAGGCATTGATGCGATTGGAGAAGTAACTATCCGCTTGAAGTATGAGGATAAGATTTATTCCGGTCGTTCGGCAAATACGGATATTATTGTTGCATCGGCTCAAGCTTATGTAAATGCCCTCAATAGGTTATATGGAGCATTACAAAATAAGCAGAAGCAGCAAGTAACCGCGTAG
- a CDS encoding NYN domain-containing protein — protein MESHMTRLSIFVDGNNMFYAQQKNGWFFDPRRVLEYFKYEQIHTNLINAFWYTGLKDPQDQRGFRDALISLGYTVRTKILKEYYDDSSGRYSQKANLDIEIVVDMFNTVDQYDRVILFSGDGDFERAIELLRSKNTHITVVSTEGMIARELRNATDRYIDLNEIRDSIEKTEA, from the coding sequence ATGGAATCTCATATGACCCGTCTGTCTATTTTTGTAGACGGAAACAATATGTTCTATGCTCAACAAAAGAATGGTTGGTTTTTTGACCCGCGACGAGTATTAGAATACTTCAAATACGAGCAAATACATACAAATTTAATTAATGCATTTTGGTATACTGGCTTAAAAGACCCACAGGATCAACGAGGTTTCCGAGACGCTCTAATTAGTTTAGGATATACAGTACGAACTAAAATACTCAAAGAATACTACGATGACTCCTCCGGACGTTACTCTCAAAAAGCTAATTTAGATATTGAAATTGTCGTAGATATGTTTAATACAGTAGACCAATATGACAGAGTAATTTTATTTAGCGGAGATGGAGATTTTGAAAGAGCAATTGAATTATTACGCTCGAAAAACACTCATATAACTGTAGTGTCTACAGAGGGAATGATAGCAAGAGAATTACGTAATGCCACCGATAGATATATTGATTTAAACGAAATTAGAGACAGTATAGAAAAAACTGAAGCGTAG
- a CDS encoding serine/threonine-protein kinase yields MAEEPTYNITKKYVSAAKKLLSLPKQATSTVSAQSFKMMARLGHILAGASVLGVVLLAGSGNDLTIWIENQAASVFYLIRGKETPPKDIVILAIDDDSISLPKQSYEIDSQSYLELLNSFPFRRQAYALVIEKLIQAGARHVAVDILFDYPSSHGQADDKEFINSLNRYGDKVTLAALYETSESYQGISWQLVLPHQQFRSTSVSIGTVNFPLEVDAKVHKLANVFLKQLAEQDGIIPNAMPSFDQSVLIAANIKYPQPKGDRIYFYGGAGTFKTLSFWNVFEPEFWDTNLQGGKVFKDKIVLIGSTARTQKGDDYHQIALSSGWLYPEKMAGVEIHANAIATLMEGKAIASPLSTSLHRSLFVLVLVGGSTLLIARVRQGTARFVTSVVLATVWAGISYSLFVYAQLILPTSLPIFAISTVGLCYFGTEVAREKLRKTQLVDILQRHASNRVVQEIISQQDDLKDLLGQRLKEISGKILDGRYKIVEVLGSGGFSETYIAEDTKLPGNPRCVVKQLKPVNNKTEQLQVARRLFKSEAQTLQVLGNYNQIPQLLAYFEEEEEFYLVQEYIIGSPLNRAISSEERLCEPEVIEILKDLLQTLVFVHNKGVIHRDIKPSNIIRRQSDGKLVLIDFGAVKKVSTQVINSQEQTAFTIGIGTKGYAPREQCLGYPQYSSDIYAVGMIGIFFLTGIPPHELPIDENQEVEWTEKATTSKAFAQILRKMVLDNHELRYKSAVEALEAICQLTDSASSNFLTDNSSIDTIPLKDADAPTEPWN; encoded by the coding sequence ATGGCAGAAGAACCTACATATAACATAACTAAAAAATATGTGTCTGCTGCCAAGAAACTGCTAAGTCTTCCGAAACAAGCTACTTCCACTGTATCGGCACAATCCTTTAAGATGATGGCTCGTTTAGGGCATATTCTTGCTGGTGCCTCGGTGTTAGGGGTTGTATTGCTAGCAGGTTCTGGCAATGATTTGACGATTTGGATAGAAAATCAAGCAGCAAGCGTTTTTTATTTAATACGAGGAAAAGAAACTCCCCCCAAAGACATCGTCATTTTAGCGATAGACGATGATTCAATATCACTTCCTAAGCAGTCTTATGAAATAGATTCTCAATCTTATTTAGAACTGCTCAATTCTTTCCCTTTTCGACGGCAAGCATATGCCCTTGTAATTGAGAAATTAATTCAAGCTGGGGCGCGTCATGTAGCCGTAGACATACTTTTTGATTATCCAAGCAGTCATGGGCAAGCCGATGATAAAGAATTTATTAATTCGCTAAATCGTTATGGAGATAAAGTTACTTTAGCCGCACTCTACGAAACATCTGAATCATACCAAGGAATTTCTTGGCAATTGGTACTGCCACATCAACAATTTCGCAGTACTTCGGTATCTATAGGAACGGTAAACTTTCCTCTTGAGGTAGATGCTAAAGTTCATAAATTAGCAAACGTTTTTCTCAAGCAGCTCGCAGAGCAAGATGGCATAATTCCCAACGCAATGCCTTCATTTGACCAATCCGTACTAATAGCCGCCAATATAAAATATCCCCAACCCAAAGGCGATCGCATCTATTTTTATGGAGGAGCGGGAACATTTAAAACTTTGTCTTTTTGGAATGTTTTTGAGCCAGAATTTTGGGATACTAATCTACAAGGCGGAAAGGTATTCAAAGACAAAATTGTTCTAATAGGCTCCACAGCTAGGACGCAAAAAGGAGATGATTATCACCAAATTGCTCTATCTTCTGGCTGGCTGTATCCAGAAAAAATGGCTGGAGTCGAAATTCATGCCAATGCGATCGCAACCTTAATGGAAGGGAAAGCTATTGCCTCTCCACTTTCGACCTCACTACATCGTAGTCTTTTTGTACTAGTTTTGGTTGGTGGTTCTACGCTGTTAATTGCTAGAGTCAGACAAGGTACAGCGAGATTTGTCACCAGTGTTGTGCTTGCTACAGTTTGGGCAGGAATTAGTTATAGTTTGTTTGTTTACGCTCAGTTAATTCTTCCTACTAGTCTACCGATATTTGCAATTTCTACGGTTGGACTTTGCTATTTCGGAACCGAAGTAGCTCGTGAAAAGTTAAGGAAAACTCAACTCGTCGATATTTTACAAAGGCACGCTTCAAATCGCGTCGTACAAGAAATAATATCTCAACAAGATGATTTAAAAGATTTATTAGGACAGCGCTTAAAAGAAATATCGGGAAAAATATTAGATGGTAGATATAAAATTGTCGAAGTCTTAGGCTCTGGTGGATTTAGCGAAACTTATATTGCTGAAGATACCAAGCTTCCAGGCAATCCACGATGCGTTGTCAAGCAGCTCAAGCCAGTTAATAACAAAACGGAGCAATTACAAGTAGCTAGACGCTTATTCAAATCAGAAGCTCAAACCCTACAGGTATTAGGAAATTATAATCAAATTCCCCAACTTCTAGCTTACTTTGAAGAAGAAGAAGAATTTTATTTAGTTCAAGAATACATCATCGGTAGTCCCTTGAATAGAGCAATATCTTCAGAAGAACGTCTTTGCGAACCAGAAGTAATTGAAATACTCAAAGATTTACTGCAAACATTAGTATTTGTACACAACAAAGGTGTAATTCATCGCGATATAAAACCCAGCAATATTATCCGACGGCAATCAGATGGCAAGTTAGTATTGATTGACTTTGGTGCTGTAAAAAAAGTATCTACTCAAGTAATTAATTCTCAAGAGCAAACAGCTTTTACCATTGGTATTGGTACAAAAGGTTATGCTCCGCGAGAACAATGTTTGGGATATCCGCAATATAGCAGCGATATTTACGCTGTGGGAATGATAGGTATCTTCTTTTTAACTGGTATACCCCCTCATGAATTACCAATAGACGAAAACCAAGAAGTTGAATGGACTGAGAAAGCAACTACTAGTAAGGCTTTTGCCCAAATTCTTCGCAAAATGGTGCTTGACAATCATGAATTAAGGTATAAGTCAGCCGTAGAAGCACTCGAAGCAATTTGTCAATTGACAGATTCTGCTTCTTCTAATTTTTTAACAGATAACTCATCGATAGATACTATACCTTTGAAAGATGCCGATGCTCCTACGGAACCCTGGAATTGA